Proteins from one Bacteroides zhangwenhongii genomic window:
- a CDS encoding OadG family protein yields the protein MENIETAILLMVVGMATVFVILLIVIYLGKFLITLVNKYAPEEVLPAKKETQKGPAPIPGNILAAISAAVNVVTLGKGKVTKVEKL from the coding sequence ATGGAAAATATCGAAACAGCGATCCTGCTGATGGTAGTCGGAATGGCTACAGTATTTGTTATTCTGCTGATTGTGATTTATTTAGGAAAATTTTTAATTACTCTGGTCAACAAATATGCTCCTGAAGAAGTGCTTCCTGCGAAGAAGGAAACACAGAAAGGTCCTGCGCCTATTCCGGGAAATATTCTGGCCGCTATCAGTGCTGCTGTGAATGTGGTGACATTAGGTAAGGGAAAAGTCACTAAAGTGGAAAAATTATAA
- a CDS encoding peptide chain release factor 3 — MADNTEILRRRTFAIIAHPDAGKTSLTEKLLLFGGQIQVAGAVKSNKIKKTATSDWMEIEKQRGISVTTSVMEFDYRDYKINILDTPGHQDFAEDTYRTLTAVDSVIIVVDGAKGVETQTRKLMEVCRMRKTPVIIFVNKMDREGKDPFDLLDELEEELMIQVRPLSWPIEQGPRFKGVYNIYEQKLDLYQPSKQMVTEKVAVDIHTEELDKQIGKTLADKLRGDLELIEGVYPEFDVESYLAGDCAPVFFGSALNNFGVQELLNCFVEIAPSPRPVQAEEREVKPEEPKFTGFIFKITANIDPNHRSCVAFCKICSGKFVRNAPYQHVRHGKTMRFSSPTQFMAQRKTTIDEAYAGDIIGLPDNGTFKIGDTLTEGEMLHFRGLPSFSPEMFKYIENADPMKQKQLAKGIDQLMDEGVAQLFVNQFNGRKIIGTVGQLQFEVIQYRLLNEYNASCRWEPVSLYKACWVESDDPAELEAFKKRKYQYMAKDREGRDVFLADSGYVLQMAQMDFKHIKFHFTSEF, encoded by the coding sequence ATGGCAGATAATACAGAAATTTTGAGACGGCGAACGTTCGCCATTATTGCGCATCCGGATGCGGGTAAGACATCTTTGACGGAAAAATTATTGCTTTTTGGTGGACAGATTCAGGTAGCGGGTGCGGTAAAGAGTAATAAGATTAAGAAAACGGCTACGTCCGACTGGATGGAGATTGAGAAGCAACGTGGTATTTCGGTGACGACTTCCGTGATGGAGTTTGATTATCGGGACTACAAGATTAATATCCTCGATACTCCCGGACACCAGGATTTTGCCGAAGATACATACCGTACGTTGACTGCAGTGGATAGTGTGATTATTGTAGTGGACGGTGCAAAAGGTGTGGAAACACAGACGCGCAAGTTGATGGAAGTTTGCCGTATGCGAAAGACTCCGGTAATTATTTTTGTTAATAAGATGGACCGTGAGGGAAAAGACCCGTTCGATTTGCTGGATGAATTGGAAGAGGAGTTGATGATTCAAGTTCGTCCCTTGTCATGGCCGATTGAACAGGGACCTCGTTTTAAGGGGGTATATAATATTTATGAACAGAAACTGGATTTGTATCAGCCGTCTAAACAGATGGTGACGGAAAAGGTTGCCGTCGATATTCATACGGAAGAGTTGGATAAGCAGATTGGCAAAACGCTGGCGGATAAGCTGCGTGGTGATCTGGAGCTGATTGAAGGGGTTTATCCGGAGTTTGATGTTGAATCTTATTTAGCGGGTGACTGTGCACCGGTATTCTTTGGATCGGCTTTGAATAACTTCGGTGTTCAGGAGTTGCTGAACTGTTTCGTGGAAATCGCTCCGAGTCCTCGTCCTGTACAGGCTGAAGAAAGAGAAGTGAAACCGGAAGAACCTAAATTCACCGGATTTATCTTTAAGATTACCGCTAATATCGACCCGAATCACCGTTCTTGTGTTGCATTTTGTAAGATCTGTTCCGGAAAATTTGTACGAAATGCTCCTTATCAGCATGTACGTCATGGAAAAACAATGCGTTTTTCATCGCCTACCCAGTTTATGGCACAGCGCAAGACAACGATTGATGAGGCATACGCTGGAGATATTATCGGTTTGCCGGATAATGGTACTTTCAAGATTGGCGACACGCTGACAGAAGGTGAAATGCTTCACTTCCGCGGCTTGCCGAGTTTCTCGCCGGAAATGTTCAAGTATATTGAGAATGCCGATCCGATGAAGCAGAAACAACTGGCTAAAGGTATTGATCAGTTGATGGACGAAGGTGTGGCTCAGTTGTTTGTCAATCAATTCAACGGTCGTAAGATTATCGGTACGGTGGGGCAGTTGCAGTTTGAGGTTATCCAATATCGTCTGTTGAATGAGTACAACGCGTCTTGCCGATGGGAGCCGGTGAGTCTTTATAAGGCTTGTTGGGTAGAAAGTGACGATCCGGCAGAATTGGAAGCTTTCAAAAAACGCAAATATCAGTATATGGCAAAGGATAGGGAAGGACGTGATGTATTCCTGGCAGATTCCGGTTATGTACTTCAGATGGCTCAAATGGATTTCAAGCATATTAAATTCCATTTTACAAGCGAGTTTTAA
- the rfbD gene encoding dTDP-4-dehydrorhamnose reductase, which produces MRILVTGANGQLGNEMQMLAKENPQHLYYFTDVQELDICDKEAVWSYISEKQIDVIVNCAAYTAVDKAEDDRELAHKLNSVAPGILARAAQANNAAMIQVSTDYVFDGTAHTPYTEECKPCPDSIYGSTKLEGEQEVMDHCEKAVVIRTAWLYSIYGNNFVKTMIRLGKERDGLGVVFDQIGTPTYANDLVRAIYTIINKGIVRGIYHFSNEGVCSWYDFTVAIHRLAGITSCKVRPLHTAEYPAKANRPAYSVLDKTKIKTTFGIEIPHWEESLERCIGKMKNDE; this is translated from the coding sequence ATGAGAATTTTAGTAACGGGTGCCAACGGTCAGCTTGGCAATGAGATGCAGATGCTTGCGAAAGAGAACCCGCAACATTTGTATTATTTTACGGATGTTCAGGAACTTGATATATGTGATAAAGAAGCCGTTTGGTCATACATTTCTGAAAAACAGATTGATGTGATTGTAAATTGTGCAGCTTATACGGCAGTAGACAAGGCGGAAGATGATCGGGAATTGGCTCATAAACTTAATAGTGTAGCTCCGGGTATTCTGGCACGTGCCGCGCAAGCCAATAATGCTGCTATGATTCAAGTGTCTACGGACTATGTCTTTGATGGGACTGCTCATACTCCTTATACGGAAGAATGCAAGCCTTGTCCGGACTCAATTTACGGTTCTACCAAGCTGGAAGGTGAACAGGAAGTGATGGACCATTGTGAGAAAGCGGTGGTTATCCGTACCGCATGGCTTTATTCCATTTATGGAAATAATTTCGTGAAAACGATGATTCGTCTCGGAAAGGAACGGGATGGTTTGGGAGTTGTTTTTGACCAGATAGGAACTCCTACTTATGCCAATGATCTGGTGCGGGCTATTTACACAATTATCAATAAGGGGATAGTTCGTGGTATTTATCATTTCAGCAATGAAGGCGTATGTTCCTGGTATGACTTTACGGTAGCTATTCATCGTTTGGCGGGAATAACTTCTTGTAAAGTGAGACCTTTGCACACTGCGGAATATCCGGCAAAGGCAAACCGTCCCGCTTATTCCGTGTTGGACAAGACAAAGATAAAAACAACGTTTGGCATCGAGATTCCTCATTGGGAAGAGAGTCTTGAACGATGCATTGGTAAAATGAAGAATGATGAATAA
- a CDS encoding DUF4924 family protein — protein sequence MNQIAQQLKEKNIAEYLIYMWQEEDLVRANHCEPEEIEANVIARYPEDQRPAMREWYGNLITMMGEEGVREKGHLQINKNVIINLTELHNALTSSPKFPFYSAAYFKALPFIVELRNKNGKKEEPELETCFEALYGVFLLRLQKKTISEGTAKAVEAITSFLSMLANYYDKDRKGELKLDE from the coding sequence ATGAATCAGATAGCACAACAACTGAAAGAAAAGAATATTGCCGAATACCTTATATATATGTGGCAGGAGGAAGATCTGGTCCGCGCCAATCATTGTGAACCGGAGGAAATCGAAGCGAATGTGATTGCCCGCTATCCGGAAGACCAACGGCCTGCCATGAGAGAATGGTATGGAAATCTGATAACGATGATGGGTGAGGAAGGTGTTCGTGAAAAAGGACATCTGCAGATTAATAAAAATGTAATTATCAATTTGACTGAATTGCATAATGCATTGACTTCTTCTCCTAAATTTCCTTTTTATAGTGCCGCTTATTTCAAGGCATTACCATTTATCGTAGAATTGCGAAATAAGAACGGTAAGAAAGAAGAGCCCGAATTGGAAACTTGCTTTGAGGCATTGTATGGTGTGTTTTTGCTTCGTCTTCAGAAAAAAACGATTAGCGAAGGCACTGCAAAAGCAGTGGAAGCTATCACTAGTTTCTTGTCTATGTTGGCGAACTATTATGATAAAGACCGCAAAGGTGAATTAAAATTGGACGAATAA
- a CDS encoding LysE family translocator — translation MIQIETIFDIIVKGFIIGVVVSAPLGPVGVLCIQRTLNKGRWYGFVTGLGASLSDIAYALLTGYGMSFVFDYINKNIFYLQLLGSIMLLLFGIYTFRSNPVQSIRPASSNKGSYFHNFITAFFVTLSNPLIIFLFIGLFARFAFVQPGVLVFEEITGYFAIAMGALTWWLGITYFVNKVRTKFNLRGIWILNRVIGSIVMLVSVAGLVYTLLGESLY, via the coding sequence ATGATTCAGATAGAGACAATATTCGATATAATAGTTAAAGGCTTTATTATTGGCGTTGTTGTGTCCGCACCTCTTGGTCCGGTGGGCGTGCTGTGCATTCAAAGGACCTTGAATAAAGGACGCTGGTATGGCTTTGTAACAGGGCTGGGAGCTTCTTTGAGCGATATAGCATACGCTTTGCTTACCGGTTATGGTATGAGTTTTGTATTTGATTATATCAATAAGAATATTTTCTATTTGCAGCTGTTGGGGAGTATTATGCTACTCCTTTTTGGTATATATACCTTTCGGAGCAATCCGGTACAATCCATTCGTCCGGCTTCGTCGAATAAAGGTTCCTATTTTCATAATTTCATTACCGCTTTTTTTGTAACACTTTCCAACCCATTAATTATATTCCTGTTTATCGGACTTTTTGCCCGTTTTGCATTTGTGCAGCCGGGTGTATTGGTGTTCGAAGAGATAACAGGATATTTTGCCATAGCTATGGGTGCTTTAACGTGGTGGCTCGGAATCACTTATTTTGTGAATAAGGTACGTACAAAATTCAATTTGCGCGGTATCTGGATACTAAACCGGGTTATTGGCAGTATTGTGATGCTGGTGTCTGTAGCCGGACTGGTTTATACATTGCTGGGAGAGTCACTTTATTAA
- a CDS encoding IdeS/Mac family cysteine endopeptidase (This family includes IgM or IgG-cleaving cysteine proteases.) encodes MESRLLSLFTLFLLSGILYSCAKEDDDKVSSSGERNLEFKINVSDFQESIGGSQTEQEAAVKSLFLFLFDTNEKEVLQESRQHTFDGGVFSITLPEDVITNGVRAYLVANEEIQTKPITETELLRYRTTRQPKDFINKGFPMSTARIDIPIAVSQLPVTATLRRIPSALYVQVEKMEGIEDLYNNSYQIEIEDLQTTEGALFSDAISGNAVQEKTDYSSKLTAVNTPENIAYFYQSKDIKIHITPRRPDLGKVKDIVIDNTNTINRRNKKYLLTIKPIKTATRSMDFSLQVTEWDTEVIVAEIPLAPDGPQEDGVLFAKNVTMSSGWYDQNKAYGKEGFSYDSNLCWACAFTNMIQWWQNLYIAGGGVLPVNTPNGYIPGRETASYRQLAVFEEFAKKYPNDTGYVLTATSWYFKTFLPDVFPNHDFSEDDNTVFAEFYPSTIKDFSNILIAGFEAGGVFGMNSYPPSHVRTLWGCRYDTETKIVKEIFITDSDDKFVGIWKDMPVKVSPEGEPMANTAIIDRLSLLYPPSNVHK; translated from the coding sequence ATGGAAAGCAGACTACTATCATTATTCACCTTATTTCTCTTGTCCGGAATCTTATATTCTTGTGCAAAAGAAGATGACGACAAAGTGTCAAGCAGTGGCGAACGGAATTTAGAGTTTAAAATCAATGTGAGTGATTTTCAAGAAAGCATTGGGGGAAGCCAGACGGAACAGGAAGCGGCAGTCAAAAGTCTCTTTCTTTTTTTATTCGATACCAACGAAAAAGAAGTATTGCAAGAAAGTCGTCAACACACGTTTGACGGAGGTGTTTTTTCTATTACTCTTCCTGAAGATGTCATAACTAATGGGGTGCGGGCCTATTTGGTTGCAAATGAAGAAATACAGACGAAACCTATTACCGAGACAGAACTATTGCGATATAGAACTACCCGACAACCGAAAGATTTTATAAATAAAGGCTTTCCTATGTCTACTGCAAGAATAGATATTCCTATTGCTGTATCTCAACTTCCGGTGACTGCTACTCTTCGACGGATTCCTTCGGCCCTTTATGTTCAAGTTGAGAAGATGGAAGGTATTGAAGATTTATATAATAATAGTTACCAAATTGAAATTGAGGACTTGCAGACCACTGAAGGTGCTTTGTTTTCTGATGCTATTTCTGGAAATGCGGTTCAGGAAAAGACTGATTATAGTTCGAAACTGACTGCTGTCAATACTCCCGAGAATATAGCCTATTTTTATCAGAGTAAAGATATTAAAATCCATATTACTCCTCGTCGACCAGATTTGGGAAAAGTGAAGGACATAGTAATTGATAATACTAATACGATTAATCGTCGTAATAAAAAATATTTGCTCACTATTAAGCCGATAAAGACAGCTACTCGTTCAATGGATTTTTCTCTACAAGTAACCGAATGGGATACGGAAGTCATTGTGGCGGAAATACCTCTTGCTCCTGACGGGCCGCAGGAAGATGGAGTACTTTTCGCAAAGAACGTTACTATGTCTAGTGGGTGGTATGATCAGAATAAAGCTTATGGTAAGGAAGGTTTTTCTTATGATTCAAATCTTTGCTGGGCGTGTGCCTTCACTAATATGATTCAGTGGTGGCAAAATCTTTATATAGCAGGTGGAGGTGTTTTACCGGTTAATACACCTAATGGTTATATACCCGGACGTGAAACGGCTAGCTATCGTCAATTGGCAGTCTTTGAAGAATTCGCTAAAAAATATCCTAATGATACAGGTTATGTACTTACTGCTACATCATGGTATTTTAAAACTTTTTTACCGGACGTTTTCCCTAATCATGACTTCTCGGAAGATGATAATACTGTTTTTGCGGAATTTTATCCTTCAACTATAAAAGACTTTTCAAATATCCTTATTGCAGGGTTCGAAGCTGGTGGTGTTTTTGGTATGAATTCCTATCCACCAAGTCATGTGCGTACACTTTGGGGGTGTAGATATGATACGGAAACAAAGATTGTTAAAGAGATATTTATCACGGATTCAGATGATAAATTTGTCGGGATCTGGAAGGATATGCCTGTAAAGGTTTCTCCTGAAGGGGAACCAATGGCTAATACGGCAATAATAGACCGTCTTTCTCTTTTATATCCGCCTAGCAACGTGCACAAATAG
- the purL gene encoding phosphoribosylformylglycinamidine synthase, which translates to MILFFRTPSKSVIAVESNHQLTPDESNKLCWLFGEAVMESEENLKGCFVGPRREMITPWSTNAVEITQNMGIEGISRIEEYFPVKDENADHDPMLQRMYKGLDQNVFTTNRQPEPIIYIEDLEVYNEKEGLALSKEEMDYLKKVENDLGRKLTDSEVFGFAQINSEHCRHKIFGGTFIIDGVEQESSLFQMIKKTTQENPNKIISAYKDNVAFAEGPVVEQFAPADHSKPDYFQIKDIKSVISLKAETHNFPTTVEPFNGASTGTGGEIRDRMGGGKGSWPIAGTAVYMTSYPRTEEGREWEEILPVRKWLYQTPEQILIKASNGASDFGNKFGQPLICGSVLTFEHTENKEVYGYDKVIMLAGGVGYGTQRDCLKGAPEAGNKVVVIGGDNYRIGLGGGSVSSVDTGRYSSGIELNAVQRANAEMQKRANNVVRALCEEDVNPVVSIHDHGSAGHVNCLSELVEECGGLIDMSKLPIGDKTLSAKEIIANESQERMGLLIKEEAIEHVRKIAERERAPMYVVGETTGDHRFAFQQADGVRPFDLAVEQMFGSSPKTYMIDKTVERHYEMPKYELSKLHEYLTNVLQLEAVACKDWLTNKVDRSVTGKVARQQCQGELQLPLSDCGVVALDYRGEKGIATSIGHAPQAALADPAAGSILSVSEALTNLVWAPMAEGMDSISLSANWMWPCRSQEGEDARLYTAVKALSDFCCALQINVPTGKDSLSMTQKYPNGEKVISPGTVIVSAGGEVSDVKKVVSPVLVNNEKTTLYHIDFSFDELKLGGSAFAQSLGKVGDDVPCVQDAEYFRDAFLAVQELVNKGLILAGHDISAGGLITTLLEMCFSNVEGGMEISLDNMKEQDIVKILFAENPGIVIQISDKHKNEVKKILEDAGIGFVKLGKPTDERHILVSKDDATYQFGIDYMRDVWYSSSYLLDRKQSMNGCAKKRFENYKMQPVEFAFMPEFKGKFSQYGITPDRRTPSGIRAAIIREKGTNGEREMAYSLYLAGFDVKDVTMTDLISGRETLEDVNMIVYCGGFSNSDVLGSAKGWAGAFLFNPKAKEALDKYYAREDTLSLGVCNGCQLMMELNLINPELEKKGKMLHNNSHKFESRFLGLTIPTNRSVMFGSLSGSKLGIWVAHGEGKFSLPYDEDKYNVVAKYSYDEYPANPNGSDYSVAALASADGRHLAIMPHLERSIFPWQNGCYPTDRKNSDQVTPWIEAFVNARKWIETKMK; encoded by the coding sequence ATGATTCTTTTTTTCAGAACCCCTTCCAAGAGCGTGATTGCCGTAGAGAGCAACCATCAGCTCACCCCTGACGAAAGTAATAAACTCTGCTGGCTTTTTGGCGAAGCCGTGATGGAAAGTGAAGAAAACCTGAAAGGCTGTTTCGTTGGTCCGCGCCGCGAAATGATCACTCCTTGGAGTACAAACGCTGTAGAAATCACCCAAAATATGGGGATTGAAGGCATCAGCCGCATCGAGGAATACTTCCCTGTTAAGGACGAAAATGCCGATCATGACCCGATGCTCCAACGTATGTACAAAGGACTCGACCAGAACGTATTCACAACCAACCGTCAGCCGGAGCCGATCATTTACATCGAAGATCTCGAAGTGTATAACGAAAAAGAAGGCCTGGCACTTTCTAAAGAAGAAATGGACTACCTGAAGAAAGTAGAAAACGATCTCGGCCGTAAATTAACCGACTCTGAAGTTTTCGGTTTTGCACAAATCAACTCCGAACACTGCCGCCACAAAATTTTCGGCGGAACGTTCATCATCGACGGTGTAGAACAAGAATCTTCCCTGTTCCAGATGATCAAAAAGACCACACAGGAAAATCCGAACAAAATCATCTCCGCTTATAAAGATAATGTAGCCTTCGCTGAAGGTCCGGTTGTGGAACAGTTTGCTCCGGCAGATCACTCCAAACCTGATTATTTCCAAATAAAGGATATCAAAAGCGTTATCTCACTGAAAGCGGAAACACATAATTTCCCGACAACCGTAGAACCGTTCAATGGCGCATCTACCGGTACAGGAGGTGAAATCCGCGACCGTATGGGTGGTGGTAAAGGCTCTTGGCCGATTGCAGGTACTGCTGTCTACATGACTTCTTACCCGCGCACGGAAGAAGGACGCGAATGGGAAGAAATCCTTCCGGTACGCAAATGGCTGTACCAGACTCCCGAACAGATTCTTATCAAGGCTTCCAATGGTGCTTCCGACTTTGGCAACAAGTTCGGTCAACCGTTAATCTGCGGTTCGGTGCTGACTTTCGAGCACACAGAAAATAAGGAAGTTTATGGTTACGACAAAGTAATCATGCTTGCCGGTGGTGTAGGCTACGGTACACAACGCGACTGCTTGAAGGGAGCTCCCGAAGCAGGAAATAAAGTTGTGGTCATCGGTGGTGATAACTATCGTATCGGACTGGGTGGCGGTTCTGTTTCTTCTGTCGATACAGGCCGTTACAGCAGTGGCATCGAGTTGAATGCAGTACAACGCGCCAACGCCGAAATGCAAAAACGTGCCAATAACGTAGTACGCGCTCTTTGCGAAGAAGACGTGAATCCGGTAGTTTCTATCCACGACCACGGTTCGGCCGGACACGTCAACTGCCTGTCCGAATTGGTAGAAGAATGCGGTGGATTGATCGACATGAGCAAATTGCCTATCGGCGACAAGACATTATCAGCCAAAGAAATCATCGCTAATGAAAGTCAGGAACGTATGGGGCTGTTGATAAAAGAAGAAGCAATCGAACACGTACGTAAGATTGCCGAACGTGAACGTGCTCCGATGTACGTAGTCGGTGAAACAACCGGTGATCATCGTTTCGCTTTCCAACAAGCTGACGGCGTGCGTCCGTTCGACCTTGCCGTAGAACAGATGTTCGGTTCTTCTCCCAAGACATACATGATAGACAAAACAGTGGAACGTCATTATGAAATGCCGAAATATGAATTGTCTAAACTTCATGAATATCTGACGAATGTATTGCAGCTTGAAGCTGTAGCTTGCAAAGACTGGTTGACGAATAAAGTAGACCGTTCGGTAACAGGTAAAGTAGCTCGTCAGCAATGTCAGGGTGAACTTCAGTTACCGTTGAGCGACTGTGGTGTCGTAGCACTCGACTACCGTGGCGAGAAAGGTATCGCTACCTCTATCGGTCATGCTCCGCAAGCCGCATTAGCCGATCCGGCTGCCGGCTCTATCCTTTCCGTATCCGAAGCATTGACCAACCTTGTTTGGGCTCCGATGGCGGAAGGCATGGACAGCATTTCTCTGTCTGCCAACTGGATGTGGCCTTGCCGCTCTCAAGAAGGTGAGGATGCCCGCCTTTACACAGCTGTTAAAGCATTGAGCGACTTCTGCTGTGCGCTGCAGATCAATGTTCCTACCGGAAAAGACTCTCTGTCTATGACACAGAAATATCCTAACGGTGAGAAAGTTATTTCTCCGGGAACAGTGATTGTTTCTGCAGGCGGCGAAGTTTCCGACGTGAAGAAAGTTGTATCTCCGGTATTGGTTAACAATGAAAAGACTACACTTTATCATATCGACTTCAGCTTCGACGAACTGAAACTGGGTGGTTCGGCTTTCGCCCAATCTCTGGGTAAGGTAGGCGATGATGTACCTTGCGTACAGGACGCTGAATATTTCCGCGATGCATTCCTTGCCGTACAGGAACTTGTCAACAAAGGACTGATTCTTGCAGGACACGATATATCTGCCGGTGGTTTGATTACCACATTGCTCGAAATGTGTTTCTCTAACGTAGAAGGCGGTATGGAAATCAGCCTTGACAATATGAAGGAACAGGATATCGTTAAGATTCTGTTTGCAGAAAATCCGGGTATCGTTATCCAGATCAGCGACAAGCATAAGAATGAAGTGAAGAAGATTCTGGAAGATGCAGGTATAGGTTTCGTGAAATTGGGTAAACCGACTGACGAACGTCACATTCTGGTATCCAAGGACGATGCTACCTACCAATTCGGCATCGATTATATGCGTGATGTCTGGTATTCTTCCTCTTACCTGCTCGACCGCAAACAGTCTATGAACGGTTGCGCCAAGAAACGTTTCGAGAACTACAAGATGCAACCTGTAGAATTCGCATTTATGCCAGAGTTCAAAGGTAAGTTTTCTCAATATGGCATTACTCCGGACCGTCGTACTCCAAGCGGTATCCGTGCCGCCATCATCCGTGAAAAGGGTACAAATGGCGAACGTGAAATGGCTTATTCACTCTACTTGGCAGGCTTCGATGTGAAAGACGTTACAATGACCGACCTTATCAGTGGACGTGAAACACTGGAAGATGTAAACATGATTGTTTACTGTGGTGGTTTCTCCAACTCTGATGTGCTTGGTTCTGCCAAAGGATGGGCGGGTGCATTCTTGTTCAATCCTAAAGCAAAAGAAGCATTGGATAAATATTATGCACGTGAAGATACCTTATCATTGGGTGTTTGCAACGGTTGTCAGTTGATGATGGAGCTCAACCTTATCAATCCTGAACTGGAGAAAAAAGGCAAGATGTTGCACAACAATTCACATAAATTTGAGTCACGCTTCCTCGGCCTTACCATACCGACAAACCGCAGTGTAATGTTCGGTTCTCTAAGTGGTAGCAAACTAGGTATTTGGGTGGCCCATGGTGAAGGAAAGTTCTCTTTGCCATACGATGAGGATAAATATAATGTAGTAGCGAAGTATAGCTATGATGAATATCCGGCTAACCCGAACGGTTCCGACTATTCTGTCGCAGCATTGGCTAGTGCAGACGGCCGTCACCTGGCTATCATGCCCCACTTGGAACGTTCTATCTTCCCGTGGCAAAACGGTTGTTATCCTACCGACCGCAAAAACAGCGATCAGGTAACTCCGTGGATAGAAGCATTTGTCAATGCCCGTAAGTGGATTGAGACAAAAATGAAATAA